One genomic segment of Vibrio quintilis includes these proteins:
- a CDS encoding L-serine ammonia-lyase has protein sequence MISVFDIYKIGVGPSSSHTVGPMKAGKEFIDDLREMGKLRHITKITVDIYGSLSLTGKGHHTDIAIIMGLAGNTPEKVDIDSIPGFISRVEETERLPVGMHCHTVAFPKETGITFHTTNLDLHENGMKLHAWVDDEKVYSKTYYSIGGGFIVDEENFGKETESSVQVPYPFKTADELLHQCKESGYSISALVMENERAFHSDEEIHTYYSQIWKTMRECMEKGMNTEGILPGPMRVPRRAAALRQQLLTAEATSSDPMSVIDWVNMFAFAVNEENAAGGRVVTAPTNGACGIIPAVLAYYDKFIQTVTEKDYIRYFAASGAIGGLYKRNASISGAEVGCQGEVGVACSMAAAGLTALMGGSPEQVCIAAEIAMEHNLGLTCDPIAGQVQIPCIERNGIAAVKSINSARMALRRSSDPRVSLDKVIETMFETGKDMNKKYRETSQGGLAIKVIC, from the coding sequence TTACTGTTGATATTTATGGATCATTATCACTGACAGGCAAAGGCCACCATACGGATATAGCGATTATCATGGGACTTGCCGGCAATACCCCGGAGAAAGTTGATATCGACAGTATTCCCGGCTTTATTTCCCGGGTTGAAGAAACCGAACGTTTACCTGTTGGCATGCATTGCCATACGGTGGCTTTTCCCAAAGAGACCGGGATTACCTTCCATACCACCAACCTTGATCTGCATGAAAACGGCATGAAGCTGCATGCCTGGGTGGATGATGAAAAAGTCTACTCAAAAACCTACTACTCGATTGGTGGCGGCTTTATTGTCGATGAAGAAAATTTCGGTAAAGAAACAGAATCGAGTGTTCAGGTGCCTTACCCGTTTAAAACCGCAGATGAGCTCCTTCACCAGTGTAAAGAAAGCGGCTACTCCATCAGTGCGCTGGTCATGGAAAATGAAAGAGCATTCCATTCTGATGAAGAAATCCATACTTATTATTCTCAGATCTGGAAAACGATGCGCGAATGTATGGAAAAGGGCATGAATACTGAAGGTATTTTGCCCGGACCAATGCGTGTACCGCGCCGGGCAGCAGCTCTTCGCCAGCAACTGCTAACAGCAGAAGCCACATCCAGCGATCCGATGTCTGTCATTGATTGGGTCAACATGTTTGCTTTTGCCGTCAATGAAGAAAATGCAGCTGGCGGACGGGTGGTCACCGCACCAACCAATGGCGCATGCGGCATCATCCCGGCAGTTCTGGCTTACTATGACAAGTTCATCCAGACAGTCACAGAAAAAGATTACATTCGTTACTTCGCCGCATCCGGCGCCATTGGCGGACTCTATAAACGCAACGCATCCATTTCCGGTGCAGAAGTTGGCTGTCAGGGCGAAGTCGGCGTGGCCTGCTCAATGGCAGCGGCAGGACTGACAGCCCTGATGGGCGGCAGCCCGGAGCAGGTTTGTATTGCGGCAGAAATCGCAATGGAACACAATCTGGGACTGACCTGTGACCCGATTGCCGGTCAGGTTCAAATTCCATGCATTGAACGCAATGGCATTGCAGCGGTGAAATCCATTAACTCAGCGCGGATGGCACTAAGACGCTCATCTGATCCAAGAGTCTCTCTGGATAAAGTCATCGAAACCATGTTTGAGACCGGTAAAGATATGAATAAAAAATACCGGGAGACATCTCAGGGCGGTCTGGCTATCAAAGTAATTTGCTGA